A portion of the Polaribacter cellanae genome contains these proteins:
- a CDS encoding DUF6252 family protein, whose translation MRQFFLKTTLFLFAFTLSNCEKKDTPTLTPLEQLPKATKIGANTAGCLVNGEAFLPKGHFSTGNLNCFYINQKNFSLGISKRLNNTSSHIYIYIYNTNLHVNRTYFLTEDTLSDSKYGEFQAPYSVSYKTTSKITGELTITHHDYNNAIISGTFWFDAVNNIGEKVEVREGRFDMKY comes from the coding sequence ATGAGACAATTCTTTTTAAAAACAACACTATTTCTTTTTGCTTTTACTTTAAGTAATTGCGAAAAAAAAGACACCCCAACTTTAACTCCTTTAGAACAATTACCTAAGGCTACTAAAATTGGAGCCAACACTGCTGGTTGTTTGGTAAATGGAGAAGCTTTTTTGCCAAAAGGACATTTTTCAACAGGAAATTTAAACTGTTTTTATATTAATCAGAAAAATTTTTCTTTAGGTATTTCAAAACGACTAAATAATACCTCTTCTCATATATATATATATATATATAATACTAATTTACATGTAAATAGAACATACTTTCTAACAGAAGATACACTTTCTGATTCAAAATATGGAGAGTTTCAAGCTCCTTATTCTGTTTCTTATAAAACGACCTCAAAAATCACAGGCGAATTAACCATAACCCACCACGATTATAACAATGCCATTATTAGCGGTACATTTTGGTTTGATGCCGTAAACAATATAGGAGAAAAAGTAGAAGTAAGAGAAGGGCGCTTCGATATGAAATACTAA
- the pheS gene encoding phenylalanine--tRNA ligase subunit alpha translates to MLDKVKELIGNVKAFNATTKDEVEAFRIKYLGSKGLLKDLFAEFKNVDTELRKDFGQALNNLKKSAENKVVELTDALNNSSSQQSFYGDLTRPAEPIELGSRHPISLVKNQIIEVFNRIGFTVSEGPEIEDDWHNFTALNLPEYHPARDMQDTFFIEQNPDILLRTHTSSVQVRYMEKNKPPIRTISPGRVFRNEDISARAHCIFHQVEGLYIDTDVSFADLKQTLLYFTKEMFGKSKIRLRPSYFPFTEPSAEVDIYWGLETETDYRITKGTGWLEIMGCGMVDPNVLKNANIDPTKYSGYAFGMGIERIAMLLYQIPDIRMFYENDKRFLEQFKSVI, encoded by the coding sequence ATGTTAGACAAAGTAAAAGAATTAATTGGCAATGTAAAGGCGTTTAACGCAACTACTAAAGATGAAGTTGAGGCATTTAGAATTAAATATTTAGGAAGCAAAGGCTTGTTAAAAGATTTATTTGCCGAATTTAAAAATGTAGATACAGAACTGCGAAAAGATTTTGGACAAGCGTTAAACAATTTAAAAAAATCTGCGGAAAATAAAGTAGTAGAATTAACAGATGCTTTAAACAATTCTTCGAGTCAACAATCTTTTTATGGCGATTTAACACGACCTGCAGAACCAATTGAGTTGGGTTCTCGCCATCCAATATCTTTGGTTAAAAATCAAATTATAGAGGTTTTTAACAGAATTGGTTTTACGGTTTCTGAAGGACCCGAAATTGAAGACGATTGGCATAATTTTACAGCGTTAAACTTGCCAGAATATCATCCTGCAAGAGACATGCAAGACACGTTTTTTATAGAGCAAAATCCAGATATTTTATTAAGAACACACACTTCTTCTGTGCAAGTTCGTTATATGGAAAAAAACAAGCCTCCAATTAGAACTATTTCTCCAGGAAGAGTTTTTAGAAATGAAGATATTTCTGCACGTGCACATTGTATTTTTCATCAAGTGGAAGGTTTATATATAGATACAGATGTTTCTTTTGCCGATTTAAAACAAACGCTTTTATACTTTACAAAAGAGATGTTTGGGAAGTCGAAAATTCGATTACGCCCTTCTTATTTTCCATTTACAGAGCCAAGTGCAGAAGTAGATATTTATTGGGGTTTAGAAACCGAAACTGATTACAGGATTACAAAAGGTACTGGTTGGCTAGAAATTATGGGTTGTGGAATGGTAGATCCAAACGTGCTTAAAAATGCAAATATAGATCCTACAAAATACTCTGGCTACGCCTTTGGAATGGGAATTGAACGTATTGCTATGTTGCTATATCAAATTCCTGATATTAGAATGTTTTACGAAAATGATAAACGTTTCTTAGAACAATTTAAGTCTGTAATATAA
- the gdhA gene encoding NADP-specific glutamate dehydrogenase yields MELKIKEFMEMVKSRNNHEPEFLQAVQEVAETVIPYIVNHDIYHGKNILLRMVEPERLISFRVSWVDDDGEIQVNRGYRIQMNSAIGPYKGGLRFHPSVNASILKFLAFEQVFKNSLTTLPMGGGKGGSDFDPKGKSDNEIMRFCHAFMSELFRHIGPNTDVPAGDIGVGAREIGFMFGMYKKLNNEFTGVLTGKGQSWGGSLIRPEATGYGNVYFAQNMLQRKDDSFKDKKVVISGSGNVAQYAAEKAIELGATVLTLSDSGGYILDEEGINTEKLAHVMYIKNEKRGRISEYTEKYPNAKFVKGERPWSVKCDIALPCATQNELNGDEAKQLIKNGCMCVSEGANMPSTPEAIHEFQNAKILFAPGKASNAGGVATSGLEMSQNSLRISWSREEVDSRLKDIMEDIHDSCVEYGKNDDGSIDYIRGANIAGFVKVADAMLAQGVI; encoded by the coding sequence ATGGAGTTAAAAATTAAAGAGTTTATGGAAATGGTTAAAAGTAGAAATAACCATGAGCCAGAATTTTTACAAGCCGTTCAAGAAGTTGCAGAAACTGTAATTCCTTATATCGTGAATCATGATATTTATCACGGAAAAAATATTTTATTAAGAATGGTAGAGCCAGAAAGATTAATTTCTTTTCGTGTTTCTTGGGTAGATGATGATGGAGAAATTCAAGTAAATAGAGGTTATAGAATACAAATGAACTCTGCAATTGGTCCATATAAAGGAGGTTTGCGTTTTCACCCATCTGTAAATGCAAGTATTTTAAAGTTTTTAGCTTTTGAGCAAGTTTTTAAAAACTCGCTAACAACATTGCCAATGGGTGGTGGAAAAGGTGGTTCTGATTTTGACCCTAAAGGAAAGTCAGACAACGAAATTATGCGTTTTTGCCACGCTTTTATGAGCGAATTATTTAGACATATTGGTCCAAATACAGACGTTCCTGCTGGAGATATTGGTGTTGGAGCAAGGGAAATTGGTTTTATGTTTGGAATGTATAAAAAACTAAACAACGAATTTACAGGTGTTTTAACAGGAAAAGGACAATCTTGGGGTGGTTCTTTAATTAGACCAGAAGCTACAGGTTATGGTAACGTATATTTTGCACAAAATATGTTGCAAAGAAAAGACGATTCTTTTAAAGATAAAAAAGTAGTAATTTCTGGTTCTGGAAACGTGGCACAATATGCTGCAGAAAAAGCGATAGAATTAGGAGCAACTGTTTTAACCTTATCAGATTCTGGAGGCTATATTTTAGATGAAGAAGGAATAAATACAGAAAAGTTAGCACACGTAATGTATATTAAAAATGAAAAACGTGGAAGAATTAGCGAATACACAGAGAAGTATCCGAATGCAAAATTTGTAAAAGGAGAAAGACCTTGGTCTGTAAAATGCGATATTGCTTTACCATGTGCAACACAAAACGAGTTGAATGGAGATGAAGCGAAACAGCTAATTAAAAACGGTTGTATGTGTGTTTCGGAAGGTGCAAATATGCCTTCTACACCAGAAGCAATTCACGAATTCCAAAACGCAAAAATCTTATTTGCTCCAGGAAAAGCATCTAATGCAGGTGGAGTTGCCACTTCTGGTTTAGAGATGAGCCAAAATTCGTTAAGAATTTCTTGGTCGAGAGAAGAAGTAGATTCAAGATTAAAAGATATTATGGAAGACATTCACGATTCTTGTGTAGAATATGGTAAAAACGACGATGGTTCTATAGATTATATTAGAGGTGCAAATATTGCAGGTTTTGTAAAAGTTGCAGATGCAATGTTGGCTCAAGGAGTAATCTAA
- a CDS encoding LysE family transporter — protein sequence MTLLIYIFFGFLIASAGSITPSFLNLTVVKFSLRNGKKAAFYLIGGYATVLFFQANIGAYLASILMKNSEYITLIQKIGTGILFLLSINFFRLYFTKKIIKEKQEIPKSKAYLHGIIMSSLNTIAVPFYFTAISLLIGLKYFEYSLLNAFFFSIGSTIGSFTLYSLYAIVAEKIEHKLTYIATKMDFILGCLTGLVGLGNLIYLVSQ from the coding sequence ATGACTCTCTTAATTTATATATTCTTTGGATTTTTAATTGCTTCTGCTGGCAGTATTACACCCAGTTTTTTAAATTTAACAGTTGTAAAATTTAGTTTAAGAAATGGAAAAAAAGCCGCTTTTTATTTAATTGGTGGTTATGCAACTGTTTTATTTTTTCAGGCGAATATTGGTGCATATTTAGCTAGTATTTTAATGAAAAATTCCGAATATATTACCTTAATTCAAAAAATAGGAACAGGTATTTTGTTTCTATTATCTATTAATTTTTTTCGATTGTATTTTACAAAAAAAATAATTAAAGAAAAACAAGAAATACCAAAATCGAAAGCGTATTTACATGGTATAATTATGTCTTCTTTAAACACCATTGCAGTTCCTTTTTATTTTACGGCCATTTCTCTTTTAATTGGTTTAAAATATTTTGAATATTCTTTACTAAATGCTTTTTTCTTTTCCATTGGATCTACAATAGGTTCTTTTACCTTATATTCTTTATATGCAATTGTTGCAGAGAAAATTGAACACAAACTAACATACATTGCTACAAAAATGGACTTTATTTTAGGTTGCTTAACAGGGCTTGTTGGTTTAGGAAACCTAATTTATTTAGTATCGCAATAA
- a CDS encoding LysE family transporter gives MISVFFLGFLFSFLGYTPPSVLNMTALQIRLNGNQKEFSNFTLGVSIIVFLQAYVSIYLTAYIHQSPTFLIFLEKAGIVVLLLLSLYFYKQNKKEKKITAPQKKSKKSFFLKGVILSALNMFAIPFFCGMAALLMTFNFIHFDTISVFLFVVGSVIGIYFILFLYGKFAHKIQQKTGNLTNNINLVLCFITAGFALFTMLKFII, from the coding sequence ATGATTTCTGTATTTTTTTTAGGCTTTCTTTTCTCTTTTTTAGGATACACACCACCAAGTGTATTAAATATGACTGCCTTACAAATTAGATTAAATGGAAACCAAAAAGAGTTTAGCAATTTTACTTTGGGTGTTTCTATAATTGTTTTCTTGCAAGCGTATGTTTCTATTTATTTAACAGCATACATTCATCAGAGTCCTACTTTTTTAATCTTTTTAGAAAAAGCAGGAATTGTAGTTTTACTTTTATTATCGCTTTATTTTTACAAACAAAATAAGAAAGAAAAGAAAATAACAGCACCTCAAAAAAAGAGTAAGAAAAGCTTTTTTTTAAAAGGTGTTATTCTATCTGCACTTAACATGTTTGCGATTCCTTTTTTTTGTGGAATGGCAGCATTATTAATGACTTTTAATTTTATACATTTCGATACTATTTCGGTTTTTTTATTTGTGGTTGGCTCTGTTATTGGTATTTACTTTATTCTGTTTTTATATGGTAAATTTGCACATAAAATTCAGCAAAAAACAGGAAACCTTACCAACAATATAAACTTGGTTTTATGTTTTATTACAGCCGGTTTTGCCCTATTTACGATGTTAAAATTTATTATTTAA
- a CDS encoding alpha/beta hydrolase family protein — protein sequence MKIIKNILIEGKHQKPIVTDVFYKETHQPKKVVIFCHGYKGFKDWGAWNLVAKAFAEAGFFFVKFNFSYNGGTAEQPIDFPDLEAFGNNNYTKELDDLESVLDWVSTNTNFKNEAKRNNISIIGHSRAGGIVTIKAAEDFRVRNLISLASVCDFGSRSSTIGDLENWKKRGVKYVENGRTKQLMPHFYQFYVNFKENEERLNIEKSAKKVTVPHLIIHGDADTSISVEESKKIHSWNPKSTLKIIKNADHVFNVSHPWQKEKMSKELEEVTKICIAFLG from the coding sequence ATGAAAATAATTAAGAATATACTAATTGAAGGAAAACACCAAAAACCAATTGTAACAGACGTTTTTTATAAGGAAACACATCAACCAAAAAAAGTAGTTATTTTTTGTCATGGTTACAAAGGTTTTAAAGATTGGGGCGCTTGGAATTTAGTGGCAAAAGCATTTGCTGAAGCTGGTTTTTTCTTTGTAAAATTTAATTTTTCTTACAATGGAGGCACTGCAGAACAACCAATAGATTTCCCAGATTTAGAAGCTTTTGGGAATAATAATTACACCAAAGAATTAGACGACTTAGAAAGCGTTTTAGATTGGGTTTCTACAAATACCAATTTTAAAAATGAAGCAAAGCGTAATAATATTTCAATAATTGGGCACAGTAGAGCTGGAGGAATTGTTACCATAAAAGCGGCTGAAGATTTTCGAGTAAGAAATTTAATTTCTTTAGCTTCAGTTTGCGATTTTGGTTCAAGATCATCTACAATTGGCGATTTAGAAAACTGGAAGAAAAGAGGCGTAAAATATGTAGAAAATGGAAGAACGAAACAATTAATGCCACATTTTTATCAATTTTATGTAAACTTCAAAGAGAACGAAGAACGATTAAATATCGAAAAATCAGCAAAAAAAGTTACTGTACCACATTTAATTATTCATGGAGATGCAGATACTTCAATTTCTGTTGAAGAAAGTAAAAAGATACATTCTTGGAACCCCAAAAGCACATTAAAAATCATTAAAAATGCCGACCATGTTTTTAATGTTTCTCATCCCTGGCAAAAAGAGAAAATGTCTAAAGAATTAGAAGAAGTTACTAAAATTTGTATAGCGTTTTTAGGTTAG
- a CDS encoding DUF5074 domain-containing protein produces MKNFYAVYALLCILVITSCSKKDTPEIEEEVIFDSTFILTLENNKTTINFLNSGAFLTPNVYESTDGNSISFSSFDNALFVVSQKGPNYITQLDVENLNVDNVVTKSNLSSPSYLAMYSATDGLVIGVSGRGRRRKYNVAPVNITTGIGEKIDGFSNKILYNNVALLADGNKVLVADGKDLKAFNTTTKKVTTLLTFKENISGILKNKNGTIWVATEKRTEKAAFTKLNEDYTINEVVTITDDNINLFKNSLLSLNHSNFTAYWSESASGKIYRFNTITKLVEEFATPTTNNVAFTTVVKQHPVTKQVFVMGLKDFLDPDNSIIAIYNDNKSFEKEVKDVGKSPIDIYFSDKNFTN; encoded by the coding sequence ATGAAGAATTTTTATGCTGTATATGCATTGCTATGCATTTTAGTAATTACCTCTTGTTCCAAAAAAGACACTCCAGAAATCGAAGAAGAAGTTATTTTCGATTCTACTTTTATTTTAACGTTAGAGAATAACAAAACAACAATTAACTTTTTAAATAGTGGCGCTTTTTTAACGCCAAATGTGTACGAATCTACAGATGGTAATTCTATCTCTTTTTCGAGTTTCGATAATGCGTTATTTGTTGTTAGCCAAAAAGGCCCAAATTACATTACACAATTAGACGTAGAAAACTTAAATGTTGATAATGTTGTGACTAAATCGAACCTTTCTTCACCTTCTTACTTAGCAATGTATTCTGCTACAGATGGCTTGGTTATTGGGGTTTCTGGTAGAGGAAGACGAAGAAAATACAATGTTGCTCCTGTAAATATAACAACTGGTATTGGAGAAAAAATCGATGGCTTTTCTAATAAAATCTTATACAACAATGTCGCTTTATTAGCAGACGGAAACAAGGTTTTAGTCGCAGATGGTAAAGATTTAAAAGCTTTTAATACCACTACAAAAAAAGTAACTACTTTGTTAACTTTTAAAGAAAATATTTCTGGTATTTTAAAAAATAAAAACGGAACAATTTGGGTAGCTACCGAAAAAAGAACAGAAAAAGCAGCGTTTACAAAATTAAACGAAGATTATACAATAAACGAAGTTGTAACCATTACAGACGACAATATCAACTTGTTTAAAAACAGCCTTTTAAGTTTAAATCATTCTAATTTTACAGCATATTGGTCGGAATCTGCCTCTGGTAAAATTTACAGATTTAATACGATTACAAAATTAGTCGAAGAATTTGCAACACCAACCACAAATAATGTTGCTTTTACAACAGTTGTAAAACAGCATCCTGTTACAAAACAGGTATTTGTAATGGGTTTAAAAGATTTTTTAGATCCTGATAATAGTATTATTGCCATTTATAACGATAATAAGTCTTTTGAAAAAGAAGTAAAAGATGTTGGAAAGTCTCCTATAGATATTTATTTTTCTGATAAAAACTTTACAAACTAG
- the dinB gene encoding DNA polymerase IV — protein MELQPPFRKIIHIDMDAFYASVAQLDNPELRGKAIAVGGSEIRGVVSAASYEARKFGVKSAMSGFMAKKKCPHLIFVKSDFARYKELSAKIREIFYEYTNLVEPLSLDEAYLDVTENKKGNPSANDIAKEIRQRIYDETGLRASAGISINKFIAKVASDINKPNGQKTVHPEEVLKFLEELPVNKFYGVGKVTAAKMYNLGIFIGNDLKKKSLEELVTLFGKSGTHYYNIVRGIHNSAVKPNRIRKSLAAERTFNENISSEIFMLEKLDKIADELERRMLKNDTKGKTITLKIKYSDFTQQTRSKTKPHFMQKKKEFFPVLKELLFQDKLVNSVRLLGISFGNLNTEIKEPVWVQLKFEF, from the coding sequence ATGGAATTACAACCTCCTTTCAGAAAAATTATTCATATAGATATGGATGCATTTTATGCATCTGTAGCACAATTGGATAATCCTGAATTAAGAGGAAAAGCAATTGCTGTTGGTGGAAGTGAAATAAGAGGAGTCGTTTCTGCAGCAAGTTACGAGGCCAGAAAATTTGGTGTAAAATCTGCAATGAGTGGTTTTATGGCGAAGAAAAAATGTCCACATTTAATTTTTGTAAAGTCAGATTTTGCTCGCTATAAAGAGTTATCAGCAAAAATTAGAGAAATTTTTTACGAATATACAAATTTGGTAGAACCACTTTCTTTAGACGAAGCCTATTTAGATGTTACCGAAAATAAGAAAGGAAATCCATCTGCAAACGATATTGCCAAAGAAATTCGCCAGAGAATTTATGATGAAACAGGTTTGCGAGCTTCTGCAGGAATTTCCATTAACAAATTTATTGCAAAAGTAGCTTCAGACATAAACAAACCCAATGGACAAAAAACAGTGCATCCAGAAGAAGTGCTTAAATTTTTAGAAGAATTGCCCGTAAATAAATTTTATGGTGTGGGTAAAGTTACAGCCGCTAAAATGTACAATTTAGGCATTTTTATTGGAAACGATTTAAAGAAAAAATCGTTGGAAGAATTGGTTACTTTATTCGGAAAATCGGGCACACATTATTATAATATTGTTCGTGGAATTCATAACAGTGCTGTAAAACCAAACAGAATTCGCAAATCTTTAGCAGCAGAAAGAACATTTAACGAAAACATTTCTTCAGAAATTTTTATGCTAGAAAAGTTAGATAAAATTGCAGATGAGTTAGAACGAAGAATGCTAAAAAACGATACAAAAGGAAAAACCATTACTTTAAAAATTAAATATTCCGATTTTACACAACAAACAAGAAGCAAAACAAAACCACATTTTATGCAAAAGAAAAAAGAATTTTTTCCTGTGCTAAAAGAGTTGTTGTTTCAAGATAAATTGGTAAACTCTGTGCGTTTATTAGGAATTTCTTTCGGAAATTTAAACACAGAAATTAAAGAACCAGTTTGGGTACAATTAAAATTTGAGTTTTAA
- a CDS encoding methyltransferase domain-containing protein has translation MDFFISTKQRTNKEELMDDFSIGGDLLRDTLDKLEKINRWLGGNKVTINGLKSILKNHNKAQEITIIDIGCGHGDILRDVAKFGRKHSYKFKLIGVDANPTAIEYANELSVNYPELSFETQDIFSDDFKNRKVDVVLATLFFHHFKEPELVLFLKNTIKQTKIGIVVNDLHRHKLAYYLFLLLSIFISNKMIIEDGLTSVLRGFKRKDLEEISKKIKVKPRIQWKWAFRYLWTLESLKF, from the coding sequence ATGGATTTTTTCATAAGCACAAAACAAAGAACAAACAAAGAAGAATTGATGGACGATTTTTCTATTGGTGGCGATTTGTTGCGAGATACGTTAGATAAATTAGAGAAGATAAATAGGTGGTTGGGAGGCAATAAAGTAACAATAAATGGATTAAAGTCTATTTTAAAAAACCATAATAAAGCACAAGAAATTACAATTATAGATATTGGTTGTGGACATGGAGATATTTTACGAGATGTTGCAAAATTCGGTAGAAAACACAGTTATAAATTTAAATTAATTGGAGTAGATGCAAACCCAACAGCGATTGAATATGCGAATGAATTGTCTGTAAATTATCCAGAATTAAGTTTTGAAACGCAAGATATTTTTTCTGATGATTTTAAAAATAGAAAAGTAGATGTTGTTTTGGCAACGTTATTTTTTCATCACTTTAAAGAACCAGAACTCGTTTTGTTTTTAAAAAATACCATTAAACAAACCAAAATAGGCATTGTTGTAAACGATTTACACAGACATAAATTAGCGTATTATTTGTTTCTATTATTGTCGATTTTTATCTCTAATAAAATGATTATCGAAGATGGTTTAACATCAGTTTTAAGAGGGTTTAAAAGAAAAGATTTAGAAGAAATATCAAAAAAAATAAAAGTAAAACCAAGAATTCAATGGAAATGGGCTTTTCGTTATTTATGGACGCTTGAAAGTTTAAAGTTTTGA
- a CDS encoding type III polyketide synthase — protein MKVKITSVAKQLPKYYRETKDIIPFVKLWMQDQEERFQRKVIKLFESAAVDKRYSIMEPLEVFTATSFEEKNDIYAREVIQLAEKSLKKSLEKASLKPTDIDYIITVSCTGIMIPSVDAYLINSLGMKQDIVRLPVTEMGCAAGVSGIIYAKNFLKANPNKRAAVIAVEAPTATFQLNDFSMTNIVSAAIFGDGASAVILSSCEEDKGATIIDEAMYHFYDATNMMGFKLVNTGLQMILDKEVPQKISDHFPTIIHPFLEKNNLTIDDIDHLIFHPGGKKIVQTVEDLFGKLGKDINDTKEVLRLYGNMSSATVLYVLERFMDRNPTKGERGIMLSFGPGFSAQRILLEW, from the coding sequence ATGAAAGTAAAGATAACCTCAGTTGCAAAGCAACTTCCAAAATATTACAGAGAAACCAAAGATATTATTCCGTTTGTAAAATTATGGATGCAAGATCAAGAAGAACGTTTTCAAAGAAAAGTAATTAAACTTTTTGAAAGTGCAGCTGTCGACAAACGCTATTCCATTATGGAGCCATTAGAGGTTTTTACAGCCACTTCTTTCGAAGAAAAAAACGATATTTATGCAAGAGAAGTCATTCAATTAGCAGAAAAATCTCTCAAAAAATCTTTAGAAAAAGCGAGTTTAAAACCCACAGATATCGATTACATCATTACCGTAAGTTGTACAGGAATTATGATTCCTTCTGTAGACGCGTATTTGATAAATTCTCTGGGAATGAAACAAGATATTGTGCGCTTGCCAGTTACAGAAATGGGTTGTGCAGCAGGAGTTTCAGGAATAATTTATGCGAAGAATTTCTTAAAAGCGAATCCGAATAAAAGAGCAGCAGTAATTGCAGTAGAAGCACCAACAGCCACGTTTCAGTTAAACGATTTTTCGATGACAAATATTGTTTCTGCAGCCATTTTTGGTGATGGAGCATCAGCAGTTATTTTGTCTTCTTGCGAAGAAGATAAAGGGGCAACAATTATAGACGAAGCCATGTATCATTTTTATGATGCTACAAATATGATGGGTTTTAAACTGGTAAATACAGGTTTGCAAATGATTTTAGACAAGGAAGTACCTCAAAAAATTTCGGATCATTTTCCAACGATTATTCATCCTTTTTTAGAAAAAAACAATTTAACTATTGATGATATTGACCATTTAATATTTCATCCTGGAGGAAAGAAAATTGTGCAAACTGTAGAAGATTTATTTGGTAAATTAGGTAAGGATATTAATGATACAAAAGAGGTTTTACGTTTGTATGGAAATATGTCAAGCGCAACGGTTTTGTATGTTTTAGAACGTTTTATGGATAGAAACCCTACAAAAGGCGAACGTGGAATTATGCTAAGTTTTGGGCCTGGATTTTCTGCGCAAAGAATTTTGTTAGAATGGTAA
- a CDS encoding 3-hydroxyacyl-ACP dehydratase FabZ family protein, with amino-acid sequence MNSTKIIHNLPYKKPFLFVDELTEISENGVTGNYTFKEKEFFYEGHFKDNPITPGVILTETMAQIGVVCLGFFLLKDEISADKKPQIALTSNNIDFFLPVLPNEKIIVISTKEYFRFNKLKCSVKMINSKKELVCRGTISGMIIAK; translated from the coding sequence ATGAATTCAACCAAAATCATACATAATTTACCTTACAAAAAACCATTTTTGTTTGTAGATGAGTTAACTGAAATTTCAGAAAACGGAGTTACAGGAAACTACACATTTAAAGAAAAAGAATTTTTTTACGAGGGTCATTTTAAAGACAATCCAATTACGCCTGGTGTAATTTTAACAGAAACCATGGCGCAAATTGGTGTGGTTTGCTTAGGTTTTTTTTTATTGAAAGATGAAATTTCAGCGGATAAAAAACCACAAATTGCATTAACATCAAACAACATAGATTTCTTTTTACCAGTTTTACCAAATGAAAAAATAATTGTAATTTCCACAAAAGAATATTTTAGATTTAACAAACTAAAATGTTCCGTAAAAATGATAAATTCTAAAAAAGAACTTGTTTGTAGAGGAACAATTTCTGGAATGATAATCGCTAAATAA
- a CDS encoding beta-ketoacyl-[acyl-carrier-protein] synthase family protein codes for MKNRVVITGLGVVAPNGVGLPDFTKAIKNGTSGIAFHQNLKDKGFSCCIGGIPHVSEEKISEYLSPLQLRGFNATSILYGVIAGIDAWKDAGFLVDENSNLDYDSGIIFGTGTSGIEKFREAIYKIDNQNVRRLGSTSVVQTMASGISAYLGGILGFGNQVTTNSSACTTGTEALLMGFERIKNGKAKRMLVGSSSDSSLYTWGGFDAMRVMTYKHNESPEKGSRPMSKTASGFVPGSGGGALVLESLESALKRNATIYAEVLGGNINSGGQRNGGTLTAPNATAVQKCITDAILDANISANEIDVINGHLTATSKDPLEIENWTKALQRKGTDFPYINSLKSMIGHCLSASGAIESVASVLEIKEQFMFPNINCEDVHPEILDLISDDKIPQKLVEKNINILAKASFGFGDVNACVIFKKY; via the coding sequence ATGAAAAACAGAGTCGTCATAACAGGTTTAGGAGTTGTAGCACCAAATGGAGTTGGATTGCCCGATTTTACAAAAGCCATAAAAAATGGAACATCAGGAATTGCCTTTCATCAAAATTTAAAAGACAAGGGTTTTTCTTGTTGTATTGGCGGAATTCCGCATGTTTCCGAAGAAAAAATAAGCGAATATTTATCGCCTTTACAATTACGAGGATTCAATGCTACATCAATTTTATACGGAGTTATAGCAGGAATAGATGCATGGAAAGATGCAGGTTTTTTGGTTGATGAAAATTCGAATTTAGATTATGATTCAGGAATTATTTTTGGAACAGGCACCTCTGGAATCGAAAAATTTAGAGAAGCGATTTATAAAATAGATAACCAAAATGTAAGACGATTGGGAAGTACTTCTGTTGTACAAACAATGGCAAGTGGAATTTCTGCATATTTGGGCGGAATTTTAGGTTTTGGAAATCAAGTAACCACTAATTCATCTGCTTGTACAACAGGAACAGAAGCACTTTTAATGGGGTTTGAACGCATTAAAAACGGAAAAGCGAAACGAATGTTGGTAGGAAGTTCTAGCGATAGTAGTTTGTATACTTGGGGAGGTTTTGATGCGATGAGAGTTATGACTTACAAGCACAATGAAAGTCCAGAAAAAGGCTCGAGACCTATGAGTAAAACAGCATCTGGATTTGTACCAGGAAGTGGAGGAGGCGCTTTGGTTTTAGAGTCTTTAGAAAGTGCTTTAAAAAGAAATGCAACCATTTATGCAGAGGTTTTAGGAGGAAATATAAATTCTGGCGGACAAAGAAATGGAGGAACGTTAACTGCACCAAATGCAACAGCTGTTCAGAAATGTATTACAGATGCCATTTTAGATGCAAATATTTCTGCCAACGAAATAGATGTGATAAATGGGCATTTAACAGCAACTTCTAAAGACCCTTTAGAAATAGAAAATTGGACCAAAGCATTACAAAGAAAAGGAACTGATTTTCCATATATAAATTCATTAAAATCGATGATTGGGCATTGCTTGTCTGCTTCTGGTGCAATTGAATCTGTGGCTTCTGTTTTAGAAATTAAAGAACAGTTTATGTTTCCTAACATTAATTGTGAAGATGTTCATCCAGAGATTTTAGATTTGATTTCTGATGATAAAATTCCGCAAAAATTAGTTGAAAAAAACATAAATATTCTAGCAAAAGCAAGTTTTGGTTTTGGCGATGTAAATGCTTGTGTTATCTTTAAGAAATATTAA